The window aaaaaaagtaaataaatagaGATGGAATCCAACAAATGAAATAGTTGACAACAACAATAGACAGAGTTTTTGCTGCTTTTCTCTCAGACTTATTTGCCTGTAGAGTTTTAACACCAGACTCACTGTTGGTCTCTTTTGAAAATACCTTTCTGGCCTGTGATCTGGCCACCACAAAGATGTTCATATAAAGTGTTATAATAATAGAGCAAGGGACAACCATTGTAATTACAATGTAAATTATATTAAACGAGATTATTCCGTCAACAATAAAACATTCTTTTAAACACCTACTGGGTACCTGTACATTGACAAAGCTGTTTACAATAGCAGCACGGTATATGATACAACAACACCAGGTAATGAATATACAACACATCAttcttgttgttgttattttagaGTGGTACAATAAGGGATCACACACGGCAACATAGCGGTCAATAGATATCAAGACCAAATTACCCAGAGATAAAGAAGTACATAAAAAAGTAATGTAGACgtgaaacacacagaaatattctCCAAAACCCCAGCATGATTCCAATAATGCTACAGTCACTACTGGTATCACAATCAGTCCCACCAGGAGAtctgacacagccagagagaggatgagcaggTTGGTTGGAGTGTGGAGCTGCTTGaagtgagagatggagatgatCACCAGTAGGTTCAAAAATACTGTAACTGCTGAAATCAATGAGAAGAAGATGTACAGTGTTATGTAGATAGATGTCGATAGCAAAGCCTTTCTGCAAGAAGAGTTTTCGTCTTGAAAACAGTATTGAACATCTTCATATTTCTCCATTTGTAACAAATGCTGAGGTCCTGCTGCTCCTGCTTGGTTCTGTGTTTGACCTTCTCAGGTCCGCCTTTTGACTAACTCTGAGCTCTGCCTCTCTATTTATCCCTGAGCTACTGACACTCCCCTCCCAGGAGCCTCtctgtgcacatacacacacacgcactaacaAATAATTTGTGATGTAATGTATGACAGGATTGGATGTTTCTGTGCCAACCTAGCCTGTCCTTCAGCATAACTGATAGTCAGAGATGATAGAAAAGGTACAGTTACTCAACTGAGCATTTTAATGTGGGAAATAAAGCATgtgtgatgttttggtcactcaAAGGCTTTTTTACTTTGGAAACTGTGTAAAACTCAATGTTTTGGGCGATGTCAGAGCTCATTTTGGACCATAAGCCACAACCTCAGGACACATGATGGCCCACCACATGTCAGCTGGTCAGTGTGTAGG of the Oncorhynchus masou masou isolate Uvic2021 chromosome 10, UVic_Omas_1.1, whole genome shotgun sequence genome contains:
- the LOC135547023 gene encoding trace amine-associated receptor 13c-like, whose protein sequence is MEKYEDVQYCFQDENSSCRKALLSTSIYITLYIFFSLISAVTVFLNLLVIISISHFKQLHTPTNLLILSLAVSDLLVGLIVIPVVTVALLESCWGFGEYFCVFHVYITFLCTSLSLGNLVLISIDRYVAVCDPLLYHSKITTTRMMCCIFITWCCCIIYRAAIVNSFVNVQVPSRCLKECFIVDGIISFNIIYIVITMVVPCSIIITLYMNIFVVARSQARKVFSKETNSESGVKTLQANKSERKAAKTLSIVVVNYFICWIPSLFIYFFSSFLVDILSYFIIFMPLVNSLINPIIYAFFYPWFKVTAKLLLNLKIRRS